A region from the Salifodinibacter halophilus genome encodes:
- a CDS encoding LacI family DNA-binding transcriptional regulator: MRDVSEAAGVSTMTVSRVLKEPSIVSEATRERVMRAVEELGYVPDFSASSLSSRKTNFVGLILPTLTNSNFADTAQALADALGQSYQLLIGYTLYQASEEERLVRSLLARRPDALAIAGSEHTRGTWYMLRRANIPIVEIWDTPNDPLDHAVGFSNFAAGRAAAEHFIARGHHRIAALGSAVEEDVADHRGEARLRGFSAALCEHDVATNLIRRVGRAPVSFDHGARALAGLLDRNPDVEAVFAVSDVSAFGALMECRRRGIAVPDCISIMGFGDFEIGRQCEPAISTIHVDARSIGVQSGELIRDLLAGEGATTDRRIEDVGVSVIDRVTTR; the protein is encoded by the coding sequence ATGCGCGACGTCTCCGAAGCGGCGGGCGTTTCCACCATGACCGTCAGCCGCGTGCTCAAGGAACCCTCGATCGTTTCGGAGGCGACCCGCGAGCGCGTTATGCGCGCCGTGGAGGAGTTGGGCTATGTCCCCGATTTTTCGGCGAGCTCCTTGTCCTCACGCAAGACGAATTTTGTCGGCCTTATCCTGCCGACTCTGACCAATTCGAACTTCGCGGACACGGCCCAGGCATTGGCCGACGCACTCGGCCAGTCCTATCAGCTCCTTATCGGTTATACGCTTTATCAAGCCAGCGAGGAGGAGCGTTTGGTGCGCTCATTGCTCGCACGGCGCCCTGATGCGCTCGCCATCGCCGGCTCTGAGCATACCCGAGGCACCTGGTATATGCTTCGCCGGGCCAATATCCCGATTGTCGAGATATGGGATACCCCGAACGACCCGCTTGACCATGCCGTCGGCTTTTCCAATTTCGCTGCGGGCCGAGCCGCGGCCGAGCATTTCATTGCGCGGGGGCATCATCGTATCGCTGCGCTCGGATCGGCTGTCGAAGAAGATGTTGCCGACCATCGTGGTGAGGCACGGCTTCGGGGTTTCTCCGCTGCCTTGTGTGAGCATGATGTCGCCACAAATCTCATCCGGCGCGTCGGCCGGGCGCCGGTCTCTTTCGACCATGGGGCGAGAGCTCTGGCCGGCCTCCTGGACAGAAATCCGGACGTGGAAGCGGTCTTCGCTGTTTCCGACGTTTCTGCGTTCGGCGCGCTCATGGAATGCCGCCGTCGCGGTATCGCCGTGCCCGACTGCATATCGATCATGGGGTTTGGCGATTTCGAGATTGGCCGCCAATGCGAACCGGCGATATCGACGATCCACGTCGATGCACGCTCGATCGGCGTGCAAAGCGGTGAGCTCATCCGCGATCTTTTGGCTGGCGAAGGAGCGACCACAGATCGCCGCATCGAAGATGTGGGAGTAAGCGTCATCGATCGGGTGACGACGCGCTAG
- a CDS encoding MFS transporter, translating into MFYAVALTFVVTMLGTTLPTPLYPGYQQVFGVSELMITVIYAVYAAGVIGSAIVTGRLSDQYGRRPLLLTGLTCSAASAVCFLLADNVAMLLLARVLSGASAGIFTSTATIAVIELAPDRYKSNATLAATVANMGGLGLGTLIAGVFAEFLPWPLRLVYVFDLCLVAAAFVVIIRAPETAPRPAQPGFAIQVPRIPAATRPVFVPAAIVGFAGFAVLGLFAALAPAFIKDILLIDRPTVVGSIVFVLFLASTVGQLGQARLREDLRLPVGCILLIIGMALVALGLGLASPGWLTAGAMVSGLGQGGSFRAAMGSVTAASPMDQRSEVASSFFIVVYVAISIPVIGLGFLANALGLVVGGVIFTSIIAALAAIALVWLIARQCLAVDGAT; encoded by the coding sequence ATGTTTTACGCCGTTGCCCTGACATTTGTCGTTACTATGCTAGGTACGACATTGCCGACACCGTTGTATCCTGGCTACCAACAGGTTTTCGGCGTGTCCGAACTGATGATCACGGTGATCTACGCGGTCTACGCGGCTGGTGTTATCGGTAGTGCGATTGTTACTGGTCGGTTATCCGATCAATACGGGCGGCGTCCGTTGCTGCTCACGGGATTGACGTGTTCGGCTGCGAGCGCGGTTTGTTTTCTTCTCGCCGACAACGTGGCGATGTTGTTGCTGGCCCGGGTGTTGTCCGGAGCCTCAGCCGGGATATTCACGAGCACCGCGACCATTGCAGTTATCGAGCTGGCGCCCGACCGCTACAAATCGAACGCGACGCTCGCAGCGACTGTCGCCAACATGGGTGGACTTGGCCTGGGGACGTTGATTGCCGGTGTTTTCGCCGAATTCTTGCCTTGGCCGCTACGCTTGGTCTATGTTTTCGATCTGTGTTTGGTCGCCGCGGCGTTTGTCGTGATCATTCGTGCGCCCGAGACTGCACCCCGTCCAGCTCAACCGGGGTTTGCGATCCAGGTGCCGCGCATCCCGGCTGCGACCCGCCCGGTGTTTGTGCCGGCGGCTATTGTCGGTTTTGCGGGGTTTGCGGTACTGGGGTTGTTCGCCGCACTGGCGCCGGCCTTTATAAAGGACATACTCCTTATCGATCGGCCGACCGTTGTCGGCAGCATCGTGTTTGTGCTTTTCCTCGCCTCGACGGTGGGGCAGCTCGGTCAAGCTCGGCTTAGAGAGGATCTGCGACTGCCCGTCGGCTGTATCTTGCTAATCATTGGCATGGCTTTAGTCGCTCTCGGGCTGGGGTTAGCTTCGCCAGGTTGGCTGACCGCCGGGGCCATGGTCAGTGGTCTCGGTCAGGGTGGATCATTCCGAGCGGCTATGGGGAGTGTCACTGCGGCCAGCCCGATGGATCAGCGTAGCGAAGTCGCATCGAGTTTTTTCATTGTGGTTTATGTGGCGATTTCGATTCCGGTAATCGGGCTTGGGTTTTTGGCGAACGCACTCGGGTTGGTCGTAGGAGGGGTAATTTTCACGTCGATCATTGCGGCGTTAGCCGCGATCGCACTTGTCTGGTTGATTGCGCGCCAGTGCTTGGCTGTCGATGGAGCCACCTGA
- a CDS encoding TIGR00153 family protein, producing MDPNKFSPLTRLFRRSPFESLTEHIRCVDHGADLLTQYLDASSAADWARAGTLYNEITDTEHRADELKEKVRSNLPNTLFLPISRSEILILIEAQDKIINKIKDIAGLMTGRQMQFPSSLEQPVRNYLQTSIDAVHQARKVLEELDELLESGFGRHVSEMIADMVTELGRLEENADQEQIAIRQQLLKLENELPALEVMFLYRVIDWIGSLSDRAEKVGGRLQILMAS from the coding sequence ATGGATCCGAACAAATTCAGTCCATTGACCCGTTTGTTCCGCAGATCACCGTTCGAGTCGCTGACCGAACACATCCGATGCGTCGACCACGGCGCTGATCTGCTGACACAGTACCTCGATGCCAGCTCAGCAGCCGACTGGGCGCGTGCAGGTACGCTCTATAACGAGATAACGGATACCGAGCACCGCGCCGACGAACTGAAAGAAAAGGTCCGGTCGAACCTACCGAACACACTTTTCCTGCCGATCTCGCGCTCGGAAATCCTGATTCTAATCGAAGCCCAAGACAAGATAATCAATAAAATCAAGGATATCGCCGGGTTGATGACAGGCCGCCAGATGCAGTTCCCGAGCAGTCTGGAACAACCGGTCCGCAACTATCTGCAGACCTCAATCGATGCGGTGCATCAGGCACGAAAAGTTCTCGAAGAACTCGACGAGCTTCTGGAATCCGGTTTTGGGCGTCACGTTAGCGAGATGATTGCCGATATGGTAACCGAGCTAGGCAGGCTCGAAGAAAATGCCGATCAGGAGCAAATCGCCATCCGGCAACAATTGCTGAAGTTGGAAAACGAGTTACCGGCCCTGGAAGTTATGTTCCTCTATCGTGTTATCGACTGGATCGGCTCGCTTTCAGACCGCGCAGAAAAAGTCGGGGGGCGGCTGCAGATCCTCATGGCCAGCTAA